Proteins encoded together in one Flavobacteriales bacterium window:
- the cyoE gene encoding protoheme IX farnesyltransferase has protein sequence MSSASGPGCNWRPPTCSAPWCPGWATRRCSTGCAWAWRPPSGTVTPTSSCAPAGPEPASPAKGYLCAAPEHPHLPVQRSSATAVTAPAGLLRDAAALFKLRLASLVVFSAGLGYWMGSPAGALDLGGLLVLLLAGTLVTGASNAFNQVWELNTDALMHRTAERPLVRGSMSITTALLLATAAGIAGLWMLWAVFGVLTAILGLLSLFLYVALYTPMKRLSPWAVFVGAFPGAFPPMLGHVAATGQFGLTPGLLFAGQFMWQFPHFWAIAWVLHEDYARAGFRLLPSGERDRSSAFLILLYTLFVIPVGMLPWVFDRVGTVALAVAVLAGGVMLVPAWMLYRTGDTRHARRLMFASFLYLPAVQLAYVLDRS, from the coding sequence ATGTCCTCAGCGAGCGGGCCGGGCTGCAACTGGAGGCCGCCTACGTGTTCCGCTCCTTGGTGCCCGGGGTGGGCGACCCGCAGGTGCAGCACTGGGTGCGCGTGGGCCTGGCGGCCACCTTCCGGGACCGTTACACCGACCAGCAGCTGCGCACCGGCCGGCCCTGAACCGGCGAGCCCTGCGAAGGGCTACCTTTGCGCCGCTCCGGAACATCCCCACCTCCCCGTGCAGCGCTCCTCCGCCACCGCCGTCACCGCCCCCGCGGGTCTGTTGCGCGATGCGGCCGCCCTCTTCAAGTTGCGCTTGGCCAGCCTGGTGGTCTTCTCCGCCGGCCTCGGCTATTGGATGGGCAGCCCGGCCGGTGCGCTCGATCTGGGCGGCCTGCTGGTGCTGCTGCTCGCCGGCACCCTGGTCACCGGCGCCAGCAACGCCTTCAACCAGGTGTGGGAGCTGAACACCGATGCGCTGATGCACCGCACGGCCGAGCGGCCCCTGGTGCGCGGCAGCATGAGCATCACCACCGCCTTGCTGCTGGCCACTGCGGCGGGCATCGCCGGTCTGTGGATGTTGTGGGCCGTCTTCGGGGTGCTCACCGCGATACTCGGGCTGTTGAGCCTCTTCCTGTACGTGGCCCTCTACACCCCGATGAAGCGCCTCAGTCCCTGGGCCGTGTTCGTCGGGGCCTTCCCCGGCGCCTTTCCGCCCATGCTGGGCCATGTGGCCGCCACCGGCCAGTTCGGCCTCACCCCGGGCCTGCTCTTCGCTGGCCAGTTCATGTGGCAGTTCCCCCACTTCTGGGCCATCGCCTGGGTGCTGCACGAGGACTACGCCCGCGCCGGCTTCCGCCTGCTGCCCAGCGGGGAGCGCGACCGCTCCAGTGCCTTCCTGATCCTTTTGTACACCCTGTTCGTTATCCCTGTCGGTATGCTGCCCTGGGTGTTCGATCGGGTGGGGACCGTGGCCCTGGCCGTGGCCGTTCTGGCCGGCGGGGTGATGCTCGTCCCCGCCTGGATGCTCTACCGCACCGGCGACACGCGCCATGCACGGCGCCTGATGTTCGCCAGCTTCCTCTACCTCCCGGCGGTGCAGCTCGCCTACGTGCTGGACCGCTCATGA
- a CDS encoding cytochrome c oxidase subunit 3, with translation MTTFAYSPAIEDLPRKLKARKLLTWLLLFTIVMFFAGLTSAYVVSMSGGYWVDIRLPDAFLVSTGCIAVSSLFIQMALTRVRRGEVAGVPLLIAFTLAFGIGFAISQFQGWGQLVDRGNFVVGKVLQNTGTYGQEWTIRHQGQALVLEDGKFYRPDDTQRRSPVNAELDEQKNTASSYIYALTAAHLAHLALGLVSLVVMLVLAARGAYTRADHAGLWAGTMYWHFLGLLWVYLFLFLTFVH, from the coding sequence ATGACCACCTTCGCCTACTCCCCGGCCATCGAGGACCTTCCGCGCAAGCTCAAGGCCCGCAAGCTCCTCACCTGGCTCCTGCTCTTCACCATCGTGATGTTCTTCGCGGGGCTCACCAGCGCCTACGTGGTGAGCATGAGCGGCGGCTACTGGGTGGACATCCGCCTGCCCGACGCCTTCCTGGTGAGCACCGGGTGCATCGCCGTCAGCAGCCTCTTCATCCAGATGGCCCTCACCCGCGTGCGCCGCGGCGAGGTGGCCGGCGTGCCGTTGCTCATCGCCTTCACCCTGGCCTTCGGCATCGGCTTCGCCATCAGCCAGTTCCAGGGCTGGGGCCAGCTGGTGGACCGGGGCAACTTCGTGGTGGGCAAGGTGCTGCAGAACACGGGCACCTATGGCCAGGAATGGACCATCCGCCACCAGGGCCAGGCGCTCGTGCTGGAGGACGGCAAGTTCTACCGGCCTGACGACACCCAGCGCCGCAGCCCCGTGAACGCCGAGCTGGACGAGCAGAAGAACACGGCCAGCTCCTACATCTACGCCCTCACCGCCGCCCACCTGGCCCATCTGGCGCTGGGTCTGGTGAGCCTCGTGGTGATGCTGGTGCTGGCCGCCCGCGGCGCCTACACCCGGGCCGACCACGCCGGCCTGTGGGCCGGCACCATGTACTGGCACTTCCTGGGGCTGCTGTGGGTCTACCTCTTTTTGTTCTTGACCTTCGTTCACTAG
- a CDS encoding cytochrome c oxidase subunit 3 yields MAGEATKALSNDVLWGGGRSPFSISYGKMMMWFFLVSDALTFSGLLVAYGFARHATTDSWPIGEEVFRALPFIHGDFPLIYVALMTAILIFSSVTMVLAVEAGHRMDKKGVIKWLFLTVIGGAFFVGSQAWEWSHFIHGGGGYITAADGSKYWVHNDDHDTHDPANAAGFHLVKAMPGHYLKPAEGDHAHVEGAEALALWNERVAYIDGANMTRNEYGPPQYANFFFFITGFHGFHVFSGVVINLIVLLMVMRGVFHRRGHYEMVEKAGLYWHFVDLVWVFVFTFFYLL; encoded by the coding sequence ATGGCAGGAGAAGCGACCAAGGCACTGAGCAACGACGTCCTCTGGGGCGGCGGGCGCTCCCCGTTCAGCATCAGCTACGGGAAGATGATGATGTGGTTCTTCCTGGTGTCCGACGCCCTCACCTTCTCCGGCCTGCTGGTGGCTTACGGCTTCGCCCGCCACGCCACCACGGACAGCTGGCCCATCGGCGAGGAGGTCTTCCGCGCCCTGCCCTTCATCCACGGCGACTTCCCGCTGATCTACGTGGCCCTGATGACGGCCATCCTCATCTTCAGCTCCGTCACCATGGTGCTGGCCGTGGAGGCCGGCCATCGCATGGACAAGAAGGGCGTCATCAAGTGGCTCTTCCTGACGGTGATCGGCGGCGCCTTCTTCGTGGGCAGCCAGGCGTGGGAGTGGAGCCACTTCATCCACGGCGGCGGCGGCTACATCACCGCGGCCGATGGCAGCAAGTACTGGGTGCATAACGACGACCACGATACGCACGACCCGGCCAACGCCGCCGGCTTCCACTTGGTGAAGGCCATGCCCGGCCACTATCTGAAGCCCGCCGAAGGCGACCACGCCCATGTGGAGGGCGCCGAGGCCCTGGCCCTGTGGAACGAACGCGTGGCCTACATCGATGGGGCCAACATGACCCGCAACGAGTACGGCCCCCCGCAGTATGCCAACTTCTTCTTCTTCATCACCGGCTTTCACGGCTTCCACGTCTTCAGCGGCGTGGTCATCAACCTCATCGTGCTGCTGATGGTGATGCGCGGGGTGTTCCACCGCCGCGGCCACTACGAGATGGTCGAGAAGGCCGGCCTCTACTGGCACTTCGTGGACCTGGTGTGGGTGTTCGTCTTCACCTTCTTCTACCTCCTCTGA
- a CDS encoding undecaprenyl/decaprenyl-phosphate alpha-N-acetylglucosaminyl 1-phosphate transferase, which produces MKEHGYILILGAVTSFIVVLFTMPSLIKVARLKHLVDEPGDARKVHHRSVPTIGGIIIFAAVIFSYALWFPQAALISEDGEGYKALYLAMGQAYKDFKFVLAAMVLLFFIGVKDDIIGFSPVKKLVGHMIVGYILVITADIRITDMHGLFGVYELPTALSIALSFFTYVVLVNAFNLIDGVDGLAGGIGLIAATVYGVWLYMAGDVALSLLAFVLAGALVGFLVFNFHPARIFMGDSGSLIIGAIIAVLAMKVVDHDTSRLPLALRQIPTPIFTMAVIAYPLVDTLRIFIVRTARGVSPLAADRNHIHHRLMDMGLGHRRTTFALYAYALIIIGLSLLTRKWHPNVGLMVLGSTAVVLALLPFALPQKRTTP; this is translated from the coding sequence ATGAAGGAGCACGGCTATATCCTGATCCTCGGCGCGGTGACGTCCTTCATCGTGGTGCTCTTCACCATGCCCAGCCTGATCAAGGTGGCCCGCCTGAAGCACCTGGTGGACGAGCCCGGCGATGCCCGCAAGGTGCACCACCGCAGCGTGCCCACCATCGGCGGCATCATCATCTTCGCCGCCGTCATCTTCTCCTACGCCCTCTGGTTCCCCCAGGCGGCCCTCATCAGTGAGGACGGCGAGGGCTACAAGGCCCTCTACCTGGCCATGGGGCAGGCCTACAAGGACTTCAAGTTCGTGCTGGCCGCCATGGTGCTGCTCTTCTTCATCGGCGTCAAGGACGACATCATCGGCTTCAGCCCTGTGAAGAAGCTGGTGGGCCACATGATCGTGGGCTACATCCTGGTGATCACGGCGGACATCCGCATCACCGACATGCACGGCCTGTTCGGTGTGTACGAGCTGCCGACGGCGCTGAGCATCGCGCTGAGCTTCTTCACCTACGTGGTGCTGGTGAACGCCTTCAACCTGATCGACGGGGTGGACGGCCTGGCGGGCGGCATCGGCCTCATCGCCGCCACGGTCTACGGCGTGTGGCTGTACATGGCCGGCGACGTCGCCCTCAGCCTGCTGGCCTTCGTGCTGGCCGGCGCGCTGGTGGGCTTCCTGGTCTTCAACTTCCACCCCGCGCGCATCTTCATGGGCGACAGCGGCTCGCTGATCATCGGCGCCATCATCGCCGTGCTGGCCATGAAAGTGGTGGACCACGACACCAGCCGCCTGCCGCTGGCCCTGCGGCAGATCCCCACGCCCATCTTCACCATGGCCGTGATCGCCTACCCGCTGGTGGACACCCTGCGCATCTTCATCGTGCGCACCGCCCGCGGCGTGTCGCCCCTGGCCGCCGACCGCAACCACATCCACCACCGCCTGATGGACATGGGGCTGGGCCACCGCCGCACCACCTTCGCCCTGTACGCCTACGCCCTCATCATCATCGGGCTCAGCCTGCTCACCCGCAAGTGGCACCCCAACGTGGGCCTGATGGTGCTGGGCAGTACCGCCGTGGTGCTCGCGCTGCTGCCCTTCGCCCTGCCGCAGAAGCGCACCACCCCATGA